The following are encoded in a window of Posidoniimonas polymericola genomic DNA:
- a CDS encoding Y-family DNA polymerase: MANQQRILAAWLPDWPVQRLRAGQPLRAGRGEPQRAIAVSASSRGVDRVASCCPAARQLGVLPGMRTAEAEAIAGPEKLAVFVSEPKEDLRRLEQLAEDANRFSPIVAIDEATRSALLMDVSGMWPLWGDSPAAGEQRLAAAVAGWLTERCLQSRVAVGSTVGLSFGAACFGEAAVAVVDHERSAEAARRLPVAALRLDEQTLDRLAGFHLRTLDQLLAIPRASLPSRFGPTVNQRLAQLLGETPEPLRPVRPPEELRADWRFESPVANAEVLESIVGLLLARLESRLTASRQGAKHVRIEYLFDTPHESTGRRFAVDLRLSRATCSQQELQALFALRSDGLHFEDAVAEVNAHVVEAVLLQHRQQLLFEDHREAAGFERDLLVNRLAARVGQTRVCRAARRSSHDPLRAYHYLEAIDLPRAAFRLSAAEAERARRLPLLPRQRPLSVRVDCDQDGSPCLVSLAGQQPVTVVWGPERIETGWWRGRPLARDAYWVKLADGRRFWLLLDLGSRRWRLAGDLS, encoded by the coding sequence GCCCGACTGGCCCGTGCAGCGTCTGCGGGCGGGACAGCCCCTGCGTGCGGGACGGGGGGAGCCGCAGCGGGCGATCGCGGTCTCGGCGTCGTCGCGGGGAGTCGACCGGGTGGCGTCGTGCTGCCCGGCGGCCAGGCAGCTGGGCGTGCTGCCCGGCATGCGCACCGCCGAGGCCGAGGCGATCGCCGGGCCCGAGAAGCTCGCGGTCTTCGTCAGCGAACCGAAGGAAGACCTGCGGCGGCTCGAGCAGCTCGCAGAAGACGCCAATCGGTTTAGCCCTATCGTGGCGATCGATGAAGCGACGCGGTCGGCGTTGTTGATGGATGTGAGCGGCATGTGGCCGTTGTGGGGGGATTCGCCTGCCGCCGGCGAGCAGCGGCTGGCGGCCGCGGTCGCGGGGTGGCTGACCGAGCGTTGCCTGCAGTCGCGGGTAGCGGTAGGCTCGACGGTCGGCTTGTCTTTCGGCGCAGCCTGCTTCGGCGAGGCGGCGGTCGCGGTTGTCGACCACGAGCGTTCGGCCGAGGCGGCCCGCCGGCTGCCGGTCGCCGCGCTTCGCCTGGACGAGCAGACGCTCGACCGCCTGGCCGGGTTTCACCTCCGCACGCTCGACCAGCTTCTGGCGATCCCCCGCGCGAGCCTCCCCTCGCGTTTTGGCCCGACGGTCAACCAGCGGTTGGCCCAACTCCTGGGCGAGACCCCCGAGCCGCTCCGCCCGGTCCGGCCCCCGGAGGAGCTGCGCGCCGACTGGCGTTTCGAGTCGCCGGTCGCCAACGCCGAGGTGCTCGAATCGATTGTGGGGTTGCTGCTGGCCAGGCTCGAGTCGCGGCTGACGGCCTCCCGGCAGGGCGCCAAGCACGTCCGGATCGAGTACCTGTTCGACACGCCGCACGAGAGCACCGGCCGGCGTTTTGCCGTCGACCTGCGACTCTCGCGGGCGACCTGTTCGCAGCAAGAGCTGCAGGCGTTGTTCGCGTTGCGTTCGGACGGGCTTCATTTCGAGGACGCCGTGGCTGAGGTGAATGCTCATGTCGTCGAGGCGGTGCTGCTGCAGCACCGCCAGCAGTTGTTGTTCGAGGACCACCGCGAGGCGGCCGGCTTCGAACGCGACCTGCTGGTCAATCGCCTCGCCGCCCGCGTGGGGCAGACCCGGGTCTGCCGCGCGGCACGCCGTTCGAGCCACGACCCGCTGCGCGCCTACCACTACCTGGAGGCGATCGACCTGCCCCGCGCCGCGTTCCGGCTGAGCGCGGCCGAGGCCGAGCGGGCCCGCCGGCTGCCGCTGCTGCCGAGGCAGAGGCCGCTCTCGGTCCGTGTCGACTGCGACCAGGACGGCTCGCCCTGCTTGGTTTCTCTGGCTGGTCAGCAGCCGGTGACCGTGGTGTGGGGGCCCGAGCGGATCGAGACCGGTTGGTGGCGCGGCCGCCCCCTCGCGCGGGACGCCTACTGGGTCAAGCTGGCCGACGGCCGGCGGTTCTGGCTGCTGCTGGACCTCGGGAGTCGCCGGTGGCGGCTGGCGGGGGACTTGTCTTGA
- a CDS encoding error-prone DNA polymerase: protein MPDSPVFSKRSVEAAPPPPLADPEGPPYAELRCRTNFSFLEGASHPDELVARAVELGYAALAVTDRNSLCGVVRAHAAAKSTPLKLIVGAEVTPADAPPLVLWAPDRAAYGRLCQLLTLGRRRAEKGTCQLSLRDIYQHADGLLAGVAPDGADFYFDWAAFREAFGDRGYLLVDLQRDGDDRARLAAFDALARRVQAPLVAVGNTYYHDARRQPLHDVLTAIRHGVTLAEADGRELFGNAQRHLRSRRELERLFRDRPEVLARSVEVADRCGFSLSELRYEYPAELTPAGKSERQWLHELTWRGAAERYPGGVPAKVDAMLRHELTLIGKLQYEAYFLTVWDIVRFARSQGILCQGRGSAANSAVCYCLGVTSVDPEHSELLFERFISAERNEPPDIDVDMEHERREEVLQYVYAKYGRERAALAATVITYRVRSAIRDAGKALGLSVDRVDALAKQVDGWAYDAKLPDRFRQAGVDPASPLGARLLSVVEQLVGFPRHLSQHVGGMVMTRGLLCEMVPIENAAMADRTIVQWDKDDIEELGILKVDCLALGMLTAIRKAFDLIALHTGRRWTLATIPAEDPAVYEMICRADTMGVFQIESRAQMTMLPRLRPRKFYDLVIEVAIVRPGPIQGDMVHPYLKRRNGEEPVSYPNDAIRAVLERTLGVPIFQEQAMKLAEVAAGFTPGEADQLRRAMASWRSGGKIDHYRQKLLDGMRANGLDEQFAERCYRQLQGFGEYGFPESHAASFALLVYASCWLKCWHPAAFCAALLNSQPMGFYSPSQLVRDARAHDVGVLPVDVNYSDYDCTLEPQAESLALRLGLRMVSGLSESAARRLVEARQAGPYAKQHELERRAKLDRRAMSCLAAADAFGSMRVDRRQAQWHALAQESDRAARPLFDDLDDDEPLIDCLPQATPLQQTLADYQSLGLSLRPHPLTFFREQLAKRRVVPAEELQQTRSGARVAVAGLVLLRQRPGTAKGITFATLEDETGLANLIIRPHVWERYYSIARRSNAWIAHGELQHAEGVIHLLVRRLEAFSSLRADNADDLRFASRDFH from the coding sequence ATGCCTGATTCTCCTGTGTTCTCAAAGCGTTCTGTTGAGGCAGCGCCGCCGCCGCCGCTGGCCGACCCCGAGGGGCCGCCCTACGCCGAGCTGCGTTGCCGCACCAACTTCTCGTTCCTCGAGGGCGCCTCGCATCCTGACGAGCTGGTCGCCCGGGCGGTAGAGCTCGGCTATGCGGCCCTGGCGGTGACCGACCGCAACAGCCTGTGCGGCGTCGTGCGGGCGCACGCCGCGGCTAAGTCGACCCCGCTCAAGCTGATCGTTGGCGCCGAGGTGACCCCCGCCGACGCGCCGCCGCTGGTGCTGTGGGCGCCCGACCGCGCGGCCTACGGCCGACTGTGCCAACTGCTGACGCTCGGCCGGCGGCGGGCCGAGAAGGGCACGTGCCAGCTCTCCCTCCGCGACATCTACCAGCACGCCGACGGCCTGCTGGCCGGCGTCGCACCGGACGGCGCCGACTTTTATTTCGACTGGGCCGCGTTCCGCGAGGCGTTCGGCGACCGCGGCTACTTGCTGGTTGACCTGCAACGCGACGGCGACGACCGGGCCCGGCTGGCGGCATTCGACGCGCTCGCCCGCCGCGTGCAAGCCCCGCTGGTCGCCGTCGGCAACACCTACTACCACGACGCCCGCCGCCAGCCGCTGCACGACGTGCTGACCGCGATCCGCCACGGCGTGACCCTCGCCGAGGCCGACGGCCGTGAGCTGTTCGGCAACGCCCAGCGGCATCTGCGTTCCCGGCGTGAGCTGGAAAGGCTGTTCCGCGATCGACCCGAGGTCTTGGCCCGCTCGGTCGAGGTAGCCGACCGCTGCGGGTTCTCTCTTTCGGAGCTCCGTTACGAGTACCCCGCCGAGCTGACGCCGGCCGGCAAGTCTGAGCGGCAGTGGCTGCATGAACTCACCTGGCGCGGCGCGGCCGAGCGGTACCCGGGCGGCGTGCCCGCGAAGGTCGACGCGATGCTGCGGCACGAGCTGACCTTGATCGGCAAGCTGCAATACGAGGCCTACTTCCTGACCGTGTGGGATATTGTCCGCTTCGCCCGTTCGCAGGGCATCCTCTGTCAGGGCCGCGGCTCGGCGGCCAACTCGGCGGTCTGCTACTGCTTGGGCGTGACCTCGGTCGACCCCGAGCACAGCGAACTGTTGTTCGAGCGGTTCATCAGCGCCGAGCGCAACGAGCCCCCCGACATCGATGTCGACATGGAGCACGAACGCCGCGAGGAGGTCCTCCAGTACGTCTACGCCAAGTACGGTCGGGAGCGGGCCGCGCTCGCCGCGACGGTCATCACCTACCGTGTTCGTTCTGCGATCCGCGACGCCGGCAAGGCGCTCGGGTTGTCGGTCGACCGGGTCGACGCGCTCGCCAAGCAGGTCGACGGCTGGGCGTACGACGCCAAGCTGCCCGACCGTTTCCGCCAGGCCGGCGTTGACCCGGCTTCGCCGCTGGGGGCGCGGCTGCTGTCGGTTGTTGAGCAGCTGGTCGGCTTCCCCAGGCACCTCTCGCAGCACGTCGGCGGGATGGTGATGACCCGCGGCCTGCTGTGCGAGATGGTCCCGATCGAAAACGCCGCGATGGCCGACCGCACCATCGTGCAGTGGGACAAGGACGACATCGAGGAGCTCGGCATCTTGAAGGTCGACTGCTTGGCGCTCGGCATGCTGACCGCGATCCGCAAGGCGTTTGATCTGATTGCTCTTCACACCGGCCGCCGCTGGACGCTCGCCACGATCCCGGCCGAGGACCCCGCCGTCTACGAGATGATCTGCCGCGCCGACACGATGGGCGTGTTCCAGATCGAGAGCCGCGCCCAGATGACCATGCTCCCCCGGCTGCGGCCCCGCAAGTTCTACGACCTCGTGATCGAGGTCGCGATCGTGCGGCCCGGCCCCATCCAGGGCGACATGGTCCACCCCTACCTCAAGCGACGCAACGGCGAGGAGCCGGTCTCGTACCCCAACGACGCCATCCGCGCCGTGCTCGAGCGGACCCTCGGCGTGCCGATCTTCCAGGAGCAGGCGATGAAGCTGGCCGAGGTCGCCGCCGGCTTCACCCCCGGCGAGGCCGACCAGCTCCGCCGTGCGATGGCCTCCTGGCGGTCCGGCGGCAAGATCGACCACTACCGCCAGAAGCTGCTGGACGGCATGCGGGCCAACGGGCTGGACGAGCAGTTCGCCGAGCGTTGCTACCGGCAGCTGCAGGGCTTCGGCGAGTACGGCTTCCCCGAGTCCCACGCGGCCAGCTTCGCGTTGCTGGTGTACGCCTCGTGCTGGCTGAAGTGCTGGCACCCCGCGGCCTTCTGTGCTGCGCTGCTCAACAGCCAGCCGATGGGGTTCTACTCTCCTTCGCAGCTAGTGAGGGACGCGCGGGCGCACGATGTTGGGGTGCTGCCGGTGGATGTGAACTACAGTGACTACGACTGCACGCTAGAACCGCAAGCCGAATCGCTCGCCCTGCGGCTTGGTCTGCGGATGGTTTCTGGGTTGTCGGAATCGGCCGCTCGGCGGCTGGTCGAGGCCCGACAGGCCGGACCCTACGCCAAGCAGCACGAGCTCGAGCGCCGCGCCAAGCTCGACCGCCGCGCGATGTCGTGCCTGGCGGCAGCCGACGCGTTTGGCTCGATGCGGGTCGACCGCCGCCAGGCGCAGTGGCACGCCCTCGCGCAGGAGTCGGACCGCGCCGCCCGCCCGCTGTTCGACGACCTCGACGACGACGAGCCGCTGATCGACTGCCTGCCGCAGGCGACCCCGCTCCAGCAGACCCTGGCCGACTACCAATCGCTCGGGTTGTCGCTGCGGCCCCACCCGCTGACGTTCTTCCGCGAGCAGCTCGCCAAGCGGCGGGTCGTGCCGGCCGAAGAGCTGCAGCAGACTCGCTCCGGCGCCCGGGTGGCCGTGGCCGGCCTGGTGCTGCTGCGGCAGCGGCCCGGCACGGCCAAGGGGATCACGTTCGCCACGCTCGAGGACGAGACCGGCCTCGCCAACCTCATCATCCGGCCCCACGTGTGGGAGCGTTACTACTCAATCGCCCGCCGCAGCAACGCCTGGATCGCCCACGGCGAGCTGCAGCACGCCGAGGGGGTGATCCACCTGCTGGTCCGCCGCCTCGAGGCGTTCTCTTCGCTCCGTGCCGACAACGCCGACGACCTGCGGTTTGCTTCACGCGACTTCCACTAA
- a CDS encoding DUF3422 family protein — protein sequence MGSTLNRGKTSDSAELRETIIEGGFSISEFLLRRSIPAFRTCRAARERILALQIEVQNYQLFRSIDRQASRPRLSPSAIDRGVALAELPDANTEELERYGPIDWTAFGASIE from the coding sequence ATGGGTTCGACACTAAATCGCGGGAAGACCTCCGACTCAGCCGAGCTGCGTGAGACGATAATCGAGGGCGGCTTTTCGATCAGCGAATTCCTGCTCCGCCGCAGCATCCCGGCGTTCCGCACTTGCCGGGCTGCAAGAGAGCGCATCCTCGCCCTGCAGATCGAGGTGCAGAATTACCAGCTGTTCCGCTCGATCGACCGGCAGGCGTCGCGGCCGCGGCTCTCGCCTTCGGCGATCGACAGAGGGGTTGCACTGGCCGAGCTGCCGGACGCGAACACGGAGGAGCTCGAACGTTACGGGCCAATAGACTGGACGGCCTTCGGCGCCTCGATCGAGTGA
- a CDS encoding MBOAT family O-acyltransferase, whose amino-acid sequence MLFNSYIFVFAFLPLTLLLWWSLPRGGATRLGLLVTASYMFYGWWDWRFLGLMALSTLIDYFAGHRIALASTLRAKRFWLTLSLVSNLGLLAVFKYAGFAAQSWNAIADWVHHGGLVPTPQVILPVGISFYTFQTISYSVDLYRGNAKPAASLLHFAAYVSMFPQLIAGPIVRYSDIDEQLRCIDRPLDAAQFASGVWMFVVGLAQKLLLADVIASRVDPLLDPHQTLQLAAGWYAMLGYSCQLYFDFAGYSNMAVGLGRMLGFEFCQNFDSPYKADSIQDFWRRWHISLSTMLRDYLFIPLGGSRGALVLTLRNLFVVMLLGGLWHGAGWTFVLWGAYHGVLLAIAAVWRTLSPKRLPYPAAAAVTFVAVVFGWVLFRCETLTHAWATMAAMVGLNGVESAPVLAVGGAKAAALLATLLSIAWFAPNAWRMKLPLNATTGVAAALVFVLCVLRFDSASPFLYFRF is encoded by the coding sequence ATGCTGTTCAATAGCTACATCTTCGTCTTCGCGTTCCTGCCGCTCACGCTGTTGCTGTGGTGGAGTCTGCCGCGTGGCGGCGCTACCCGGCTGGGGCTGCTGGTCACGGCGAGCTATATGTTCTACGGCTGGTGGGACTGGCGTTTCCTGGGGCTGATGGCGCTGTCGACGCTGATCGACTACTTCGCCGGCCACCGTATCGCGCTCGCAAGCACGCTGCGCGCCAAGCGGTTCTGGCTCACGCTGTCGCTTGTGTCCAATCTGGGGCTGCTTGCGGTCTTCAAGTACGCAGGCTTCGCGGCGCAGAGCTGGAACGCGATTGCCGATTGGGTGCACCACGGCGGCCTGGTCCCGACCCCGCAGGTGATCCTGCCAGTAGGGATCTCGTTCTACACTTTTCAGACGATCAGCTACTCGGTCGATCTGTACCGTGGCAACGCGAAGCCGGCCGCCAGCCTGCTGCACTTCGCGGCGTACGTCTCGATGTTCCCGCAGCTCATTGCCGGCCCGATCGTCCGGTACTCGGATATCGACGAGCAACTCCGCTGCATCGACCGCCCGCTCGACGCGGCGCAGTTTGCTTCGGGGGTCTGGATGTTCGTCGTCGGACTGGCCCAGAAGCTGCTGCTAGCCGACGTGATTGCCAGCCGGGTTGATCCTTTGCTCGACCCGCACCAGACGCTCCAGCTCGCCGCCGGTTGGTACGCGATGCTGGGGTACAGCTGTCAGCTCTACTTCGACTTCGCCGGATACAGCAACATGGCGGTCGGCTTGGGCCGGATGCTCGGCTTCGAGTTCTGCCAGAACTTCGATTCGCCCTACAAGGCGGACTCGATCCAGGACTTCTGGCGGAGGTGGCACATCAGCCTGTCCACGATGCTGCGGGACTACCTGTTCATCCCGCTGGGAGGCAGCCGCGGTGCGCTGGTTCTCACGCTACGGAACTTGTTTGTAGTCATGCTCCTCGGCGGGCTGTGGCACGGCGCCGGTTGGACGTTCGTGCTGTGGGGCGCCTACCACGGCGTGCTGCTCGCGATCGCCGCGGTTTGGCGAACGCTGTCCCCCAAGCGGCTCCCGTACCCCGCGGCGGCCGCCGTCACGTTTGTTGCGGTGGTGTTCGGCTGGGTCCTGTTCCGGTGCGAGACGCTCACCCATGCCTGGGCGACCATGGCCGCGATGGTGGGGCTGAACGGCGTCGAATCGGCGCCGGTGCTGGCCGTTGGAGGCGCAAAAGCGGCCGCTCTGCTCGCGACGCTCCTGTCGATCGCCTGGTTCGCTCCCAACGCGTGGCGGATGAAGCTTCCGCTCAACGCGACGACGGGCGTCGCCGCTGCGTTGGTGTTTGTGCTGTGCGTCCTGCGCTTTGATTCGGCCAGCCCGTTCCTATACTTCCGCTTTTAG